The following is a genomic window from Bombus fervidus isolate BK054 chromosome 15, iyBomFerv1, whole genome shotgun sequence.
CAGTTCAATAGTATGGTTACAGTATATGGCATATCATTTACAGGCAACAGAAATAGAGAAAGCAAGAGCAGTTGCAAGAAGAGCGgtaaaaacaattaatttcatggaagagaaggaaaaattaaacgtttgAATGGCTTGGTTAAATTTAGAATCTAAATTTGGAATTCCTGAATCGTTAAATGATGTTTTTCGAGAGGCTGTGAGGTCTAACGACTCACTGAAAATATACAGTCACATGTTGACTGTTCATGTCGAGGCTGGCAGACAGATGGAATTGGAGAAAACAATTAATACCATGATTGCGAAGTTTAAACATATTCCCGAGACATGGTTTAATTGTGGAGAAGGATTATTAAAAATGGGTTCGAAGAACAGATCGCGGCATATTATGCAAAGAGCATTGCAATCTTTGCCAGCATCTGAACGTATGTAcataagagaaataaaatgtcataaagaataaaatactaatataatacaaattttacagaTGTAAATCTAATGGCTCGGTTTGCGATTATGGAGAACAAATTTGGGAATAAAGAGAGAGCACAAACTCTGTTTGAGCAAATTCTAAGTTCTTATCCAAAACGGGTGGATATGTGGTCTTGTTATATTGATTCCCTAGTGAAATCTAATGATATTGATATGGcaaggtaaaaatattttttcaactatatttcatctttttaatttcatagagAATGTAccttataataatttgtatttacagGAAAGTTCTAGAGAGAGCAGTTGTTCAGACATTACCGCCTAGAAAGATGAAGATCCTCTTTAAAAAGTTCATCAATTTTGAAGAACAGCATGGTTCTCAGGAAGACGTGACTCGTGTTCAACAAATGGCTGTGGAATATGTAGAGAAACAGTATACAAGATGaccaaaaataataaaacattttaacatGTATTTCATTACATCATACGAGCAAAACCTTAATTACACAATACCTAAAAAAGTCCATTTATGTAAAGATTCCCCATTCAATAACTTCatgttgttatttataatatttatagtttTCACCTTCTAAATCTGTTGTTTCCATGATCTCTGTACTGTCTTCATTATaagtttcttcttcgtcgaatataatatttccattgCTGCTGCTTTCTTCACTTACTTTAtactttcttttcattttggcgattacaaaatttttgtcGAATAGCGAAAAGAACGCTGGCTGAACGCAATTGACTCAAGATTCCCTTATTACAGATTGTCATTTCTTAAACGCGTATGTGCATAGATATGTTCTTAAGAAATGGGAATCTGTAACAATGAAATGTTAGCTCCATCACCACAGCAAtgtttttccaatatttaacTGTTCATCGATGTTTAACTGGTTCATCGTGATCTATCTAAGTATACAGGATTTTATCTGATTCATCGACACCATCCATGTAGGTATTGTAAGATTGAATAAAAGCCGCTTTTGACGAATGCATTTTTCTGTCACGTTGTCTTTTTGTTATTATCACATTTTGATTCGCTATCTTCGTTGAAATTAGTAATACAGGATTTTTTACACTCTTCCTTTCGCGATACGCACAGAACAACACTTCattgtttcgaaaatatttcacttcATTTATATTAGCTTTTCTCGAATAATGGGGAATatattgtttctttcttctaatAGTTTCAGTTAAATAGCTTTCCgtagaatataaatatctagCAAAATCAACGCTAAAAAAGTTAtcgaaaaaatgtaatatctcTTATTCAAACAATtactttcttttaataaatttagcaTGACATTATATCCAAGCCCGAACTTTCTTCTATCGCTATCAGTTTTTAGTTTTGCATCTTTGTAGCAATAAAACGTCAAACAATACTTTGAAACTGCACCGCGCGGCATCCACAATTTTATGTCTCAGCAATAATGTTTCTTATTTTGCAAGTATCGGATTACCCTAGAATGACACAGCGTCCCAACGATTCATCAATTGATGATTTTTTGTgttgtataatgtaattagAAGACTCTGTTAGCGTgtctaacattttttttttttttttagtagataatttacaatcaattctcatacagATTGGCATGGTACTGTGACTtggattataaaagtttatagtatgtttgattctagttaaATCCAATGCTTCAATCTAAGGGGTATTGCCTTTTTAGTCTGCAgttctgatccgtcgtgtcaagtaattgggtaactaatGGGTTTTGGTGGCTGTTAACTCTTATAGTACCgtatcgtattatattatatgatagTTTCGATTGTGTTGTTTTGTTGGTAACATATCAAGGTGCATCTATcagggatcttaaggttttcgatgGGAATCGTtgcagaatttatttatttttgtgaacagtcatttttgtaatttttaatgatcTTGGTTAGTTTTCTTGTTATGTTATTTAACTTCCGCTTATCTTCAGGTGTTCTATGACTTTGCCATACTCTTCTAAGTCTACGTTTTTCTGCGACTTTTATGGGGGTATTCACGTTTATTGACAAAACACTTAGTAGGGGTGGAAGAACGGATCGCGGTTATTACGCTGGTGTTTAAATATCCCGTGACTGTTTCTATATCTTCGTTTGTTTTTAGGGATATTGAGGCTGATGTTAAATGATTGAATACTTCCCTAAAGAGCTGCTTGTTCGTGAGTTGGGTATGAATAAAGTCATTAGGTTGGTTTTCGATAATTGTTGAATTAATTGCTGCTATGACCGGTGAAGTCTGAAGAAAGTTCCACAGAAGTGTTGATTTGGATATATCTTGGCgaaatgtttttagttatGAAGAAGTCTAATAAGTCAGTTATGTGGATTTCTAAAGGTTTTTGCCTCTTACTGTGATAAGTCTGCTACCCCATTGCGTATGTTTAGCTTTATAGTCTCCTCCAGCTATCTATTCTATTGCTCAGGTCTTCGAGGAATTTGTCGAAGTTTTCTTTAGAAGGTCTATGTCTATCTATGAATATCTATGAAAATCTATTTATGGAAAGAATGTCTAGGAGGCTGTTCTGGTGATTGGACCATGCCAATCTCCTATAGCTACGTTTGTGGCTTGGAGGTAGTCCTTCTGGAATGATGGAAGCTCATAGTGTTTTATGTTCGTCCTGATGATAACTCTGGTACCGCCGTGAGCTTTTCCACTGGAATGTTGGGTATGGTAAAAGTTATAACCATGtattttcagataatttttatcggtGAAGTGAGTTTCAGATATGAGCATTATGTCGATTTGTTGTTGTTTTAGGAAGAGTTCTAGTTCGTATTTATGCTGAGCTAGACCGTTAGAATTCCAAAGAGCTATGcgttttggttttattttacgtcggagTGTGTTAATTTATCCACGATGATTGTAAGTAATGATAGCAAGTTATTAATTTGCTCTGTTTGTTtcacgattaatttttcaagccTGTTGTAACTATCCGTGTCTTGTGAACTGGGAACACTAATTTGTGGTTGAGCACTATGGATTTTCGGTCTGCTTTGATTTCCTTGAACTACCTGTGCATAAGGGATTGAAGGAGTAGTGAATTTTTGTGGATTAAGTGCTTGGTTGGTTAGGTCCTTAACTCTGTGTTTGgggtatttatttttatacacggTCTTGTAGGCTGTGGAACCTTTATAGTTCGCTGGATGCTCTCCTTGACAGAGGATGCACTTCGCTGGGGTTTCTGAAGATTTAGTGCACTGATCTGTAGGGTAATTACCTGCACATTAAACGCAGCGGTGGTGtggttgcaatatttttgcgtGTGGTTGTACCTTTGACACCTTTTCCATGAaactatctcttttttttataaaaggtgGTTCAATTTTTACTACCGAGTTCATTAAACGATTGATACTATAGGCTTCCTTGTTatttggtttttgcttgaggTCGATAAAAAATAAGGATAGCGGGTTTTGTGTGATTCTGTGTCTTATATTGCTAATGTTGGTTACTTCATTGCCATGATTTAAGAATTCAAGTTTCAGTTCATCTAAGTTAGCTGAGTGGTGTATGTTGCGTAGTATCACACGAAAAGGTCTTTCTTGTTTCAGTTGATATGTATGGAAGTTTGCGTTCAGGGTTTTTAGTAACTTTGTTAGTTTTCTGTAGGAGTCTGGATTGGCCGGCAGGATTTCAAcctgattatttttaatttttagtatgTAATGTATGTATGTTTGAATGTCGATAACATCATAAATGAAGATTGGTGGGCAAGGAGGATTTTTTTTTGTGTGTTGATTTGATGATGTTTCAACTACGTCCATAGAATCGTCTGTAGATTCTAACATTGCGAATCTGTTGTAAGTGGTAACGTGACTTGTTGACGGTTCGTTCCGACTAGTGTTTAGATTTCTTTTGACTGAATGAAGCTTACGTTTTTTGATGTTGTTAGTCTGGTTTGAAATATGGGATATATTATCCTTTTGCCACGGAGGGGGTAGAACGGTGCGGTTGTAGTTTTGTTTATGAGGATCTGATCTCGTAACTTGGGCCATCTCTGAGCtatttaattcaaattgaaataactagTCGAGAGGCTATGATTTGGATTAGAGATTAGAAGTGTCAGATTTTCCACGAGTAAGTTTAGATAACACTTGGTTTATTTCTGTTTAAACTCACTTTCGACTGAGGGTCGTCACTTATTGTATTGTGAACTTCACTGGGCACTAGACACACATGTGCACGCTTCGGCAGTGGAAAGAAAACTGTGTCTAACAATTGACTCAAATTTTACACAGGGATCGTTTTTCTCGTGACTCGGTGAAAAACATAAAGAATTCTCAATCAtgggaaaatatttcaaaatttgttgaaatcTGTTTCTGGGGAACATTTTTCGGAACCACGGATGTTCCGTGAATTTTCGGTTCAATATGAACATATATTGGATTCTTTTGTAATTCACATTTCTAGTAGCACTGCTGtcgtacctgggcctcaccatcgacagtcggtggacgttcggaccacatttcgagctcctggtcccgagggtgaggctgcagccaacgccttgtgcggccttcttccgaatataggcggagcagggtcgggagtccgccgactctacgagggagtgatccggtcccgggtcctctatggggcaccggtgtgggcccaagatctgatggccaaccgtcgcagtcgtaccctggtgaggagactgcaaaggacgatcgctatccgaatagccagaggatatcgaacaatatcctacgagtcggcgacagtgctggcggcgtcccccccgttcgagctgcgggccctcgagctctgtcgggtgcatgaacacctgagggcaccgccttcgacggtggcgctgtcgctgggcggcctctcggcctcgaacgtccgggaagaggcaaagctggagatctgggagcggtggcgctcccagctgatggaggaggacgccaggcggccacaccgagccgttcgcgccgtgcttcccaattgggaggcttggagagatcaaggcggggttccgctcaccttcaggacgacacagatgctcgccggacacggggtcttcggtgagtacctgctgaagatcgggcgggaggtgacgtccacctgtcaccactgcggggaagaggaggacacggcacagc
Proteins encoded in this region:
- the LOC139994978 gene encoding LOW QUALITY PROTEIN: protein RRP5 homolog (The sequence of the model RefSeq protein was modified relative to this genomic sequence to represent the inferred CDS: substituted 1 base at 1 genomic stop codon), whose protein sequence is MLHTEKIKIEKLQKIQKMKNKGKRNREKPVKDLEKEYSKKMCVEQTGEEKIKLEDPDYEQKPRISPCGFFWDGNPNLSLDQDKESSSDSEDEVEKKPKLRNKKLSAAERREQERQKEGEIRQREEALANNQLPNSVDQFDRLVLASPDSSIVWLQYMAYHLQATEIEKARAVARRAVKTINFMEEKEKLNVXMAWLNLESKFGIPESLNDVFREAVRSNDSLKIYSHMLTVHVEAGRQMELEKTINTMIAKFKHIPETWFNCGEGLLKMGSKNRSRHIMQRALQSLPASEHVNLMARFAIMENKFGNKERAQTLFEQILSSYPKRVDMWSCYIDSLVKSNDIDMARKVLERAVVQTLPPRKMKILFKKFINFEEQHGSQEDVTRVQQMAVEYVEKQYTR